In one Staphylococcus lutrae genomic region, the following are encoded:
- a CDS encoding DUF2273 domain-containing protein, with product MSNEKQNGQGEREAVEQFVQTLKHYKWRLIGFFFFLVIAILFLTLGFWKTILIIVLCLIGIGLGYIKDRTQDFLNLLNRLS from the coding sequence ATGTCTAATGAAAAACAAAACGGTCAAGGTGAACGAGAGGCAGTGGAACAATTTGTGCAAACATTGAAACATTATAAATGGCGCTTAATTGGTTTCTTCTTTTTCTTAGTCATTGCAATCTTGTTTTTAACACTTGGCTTTTGGAAAACGATTTTGATTATCGTATTATGTTTAATCGGAATTGGATTAGGGTATATTAAAGACCGTACACAAGATTTCTTAAATTTACTTAATCGGCTAAGTTGA
- the amaP gene encoding alkaline shock response membrane anchor protein AmaP codes for MTRLKNFILGLLIVVIVGFLLFMYVDYQPIKQYQNYFYQFNWFDPLLIGLAALLILIGLILFFRAFKPTYRKPGLYKDYSDGHIYISRKSIENTVYDTLRQYENVRQPNVVSKLYNKKNDSFIDISTDFFVPSESTHIQSLVEEIRADIKESVERFSELHVKSVKVNVRDQRKDNGPRVI; via the coding sequence ATGACAAGACTTAAAAATTTTATCCTAGGGTTGCTGATCGTGGTCATTGTAGGTTTCTTATTGTTCATGTATGTGGATTATCAGCCAATTAAACAGTACCAAAATTATTTTTATCAATTTAATTGGTTTGACCCATTACTCATTGGTTTAGCTGCATTGTTAATCTTAATTGGTTTGATACTGTTTTTCAGAGCATTTAAGCCTACATATCGTAAGCCTGGACTCTATAAAGACTATTCGGACGGTCATATTTATATTTCAAGAAAGTCTATTGAAAATACGGTTTACGATACACTGCGTCAATATGAGAACGTACGCCAACCGAATGTTGTATCTAAATTGTATAACAAGAAAAACGATAGCTTTATCGATATTAGCACAGATTTTTTTGTACCCTCAGAATCAACGCACATACAGTCACTTGTTGAAGAAATCAGAGCTGATATCAAAGAAAGTGTCGAACGTTTTTCTGAATTGCATGTGAAATCAGTGAAAGTCAATGTCCGTGACCAAAGAAAAGACAATGGTCCACGCGTCATATAA
- a CDS encoding zinc-binding alcohol dehydrogenase family protein, translated as MKTILARQPFQLSEGLLFEAVTREMPQPDAHELLVKVYASGVNPVDTKMRQAPLNQASRVLGFDAAGVVVAVGDQVSDFTPGDRVYYSGSNQRDGSNQTYQLVHEHYVAKMPDRLSFTEAAALPLTAITAYETLFDCFGIATTPSDNQGKTLLIINGAGGVGSIATQIAKAYGLTVITTASRPETRAWSEKMGADVVLNHRHSLIDQFETQSLARPDYIFCTYDTDGYYDTMIELVKPRGRIATIVAFQEKQDLNALKAKSITLTHEFMFARAMYGIDVHMYRHYLEDVTEKVESGQYQTTLNTVLKGLTPENIFRAHEMMEAQSHIGKLVIEVAE; from the coding sequence ATGAAAACAATTCTAGCACGTCAACCATTTCAATTATCAGAAGGACTATTGTTTGAGGCAGTCACGCGTGAGATGCCTCAACCTGATGCGCACGAGTTGCTTGTGAAAGTGTATGCTTCAGGCGTTAATCCAGTAGATACGAAGATGCGTCAAGCGCCACTCAACCAGGCGTCACGTGTATTAGGTTTTGATGCAGCGGGTGTGGTCGTCGCAGTGGGCGATCAAGTGAGTGATTTTACGCCGGGTGATCGTGTGTACTATTCTGGTTCTAATCAACGGGATGGCTCGAATCAAACATATCAGCTCGTCCATGAACATTATGTGGCGAAGATGCCGGATCGTTTGTCGTTTACTGAAGCGGCGGCTTTACCTTTAACGGCGATTACCGCTTATGAAACGTTATTCGATTGTTTTGGGATTGCGACAACGCCTAGTGATAATCAGGGAAAAACACTACTGATTATTAATGGGGCAGGTGGTGTGGGCAGTATTGCGACACAAATTGCAAAAGCGTATGGTTTGACGGTCATCACGACTGCTTCTCGTCCTGAGACACGTGCATGGTCTGAAAAGATGGGGGCAGATGTTGTATTAAATCATCGACACAGTCTAATCGATCAATTTGAAACGCAGTCATTGGCACGTCCAGATTATATTTTCTGTACATATGATACAGACGGTTACTATGATACGATGATTGAATTGGTTAAGCCGAGAGGACGTATTGCGACGATTGTTGCGTTTCAAGAAAAACAAGATTTGAATGCATTAAAAGCGAAAAGTATTACATTGACTCATGAATTTATGTTTGCTCGTGCGATGTATGGCATTGATGTGCATATGTACCGTCATTATTTAGAAGATGTGACGGAAAAAGTGGAGTCAGGGCAATATCAAACGACATTAAATACCGTTTTAAAAGGCTTGACACCAGAAAATATCTTTCGTGCACATGAAATGATGGAAGCGCAGTCGCATATCGGTAAACTTGTGATTGAAGTGGCCGAGTAA
- the cas2 gene encoding CRISPR-associated endonuclease Cas2 yields the protein MKYLRLIIMFDLPVETSSEKRAYRKFVKFLTTEGYVRLQYSIYSKLVFNSTTLKYTLEKLKIVVPSKGLIQTLVVTENQFSNMKYIVGEPPKGHLGLSSERVIEL from the coding sequence GTGAAGTATTTGAGACTCATTATTATGTTTGATCTGCCTGTTGAGACTTCTAGCGAAAAACGTGCTTATAGAAAGTTTGTAAAGTTTTTAACGACTGAAGGTTATGTAAGGTTACAGTATTCTATTTACAGTAAGCTAGTCTTTAATAGCACAACATTAAAATATACACTCGAGAAATTAAAAATTGTCGTTCCTTCAAAAGGGCTTATCCAAACGCTTGTTGTGACAGAGAATCAATTTTCTAATATGAAATACATTGTTGGAGAACCACCAAAAGGACATCTGGGTTTAAGTTCAGAAAGAGTGATTGAGTTATGA
- the cas1 gene encoding type II CRISPR-associated endonuclease Cas1, giving the protein MSFRTVIVTKEAKLSLRMNQLIVNTGDLNYIPLNEILCLVIEHPNVSMTGHLINALSDRKIITILCNNRHLPNTLILPMYGHHRQVKQIKKQMNWSQERKNKLWQRLIKQKIRNQQQVLDTFFKQKNTENFDEYIEAVEPGDITNREGHAAKVYFNTVLQPGFTRGYDNAQNAALDYGYQVLLAIVARTIVSKGYLTEIGIKHKNEYNIYNLASDFMEIFRPIVDSIVLKFVKQEFGKEEKRVIIDLLNKKVKIDNKNYYFVNAVERYVDSLFLYLSTGDMEVIRIPTWTY; this is encoded by the coding sequence ATGAGCTTTAGAACGGTGATTGTTACGAAAGAAGCTAAGTTATCATTGAGAATGAATCAACTGATTGTTAATACAGGTGATTTAAATTACATTCCACTAAATGAAATCTTATGTTTAGTCATTGAGCATCCAAATGTCTCAATGACTGGACATTTGATAAATGCATTGAGTGACCGAAAAATTATAACGATACTTTGTAATAATCGTCATCTTCCTAACACATTGATACTCCCAATGTATGGCCATCATAGACAAGTGAAACAAATTAAAAAACAGATGAATTGGTCACAAGAACGGAAAAATAAACTTTGGCAACGACTTATTAAACAAAAAATTCGTAATCAACAACAAGTATTAGATACATTTTTTAAACAAAAAAATACTGAAAATTTTGATGAATATATTGAAGCAGTTGAGCCTGGTGATATTACGAATAGAGAAGGTCACGCAGCAAAGGTTTATTTTAACACGGTTTTACAACCAGGTTTCACGAGAGGCTATGACAATGCACAAAATGCAGCGTTAGATTATGGATACCAGGTTTTATTAGCAATAGTGGCTAGAACAATTGTAAGTAAGGGTTATTTAACTGAGATAGGAATTAAACATAAGAATGAATATAATATATATAATCTAGCTTCAGATTTTATGGAAATATTTCGCCCTATTGTTGATAGCATCGTTTTAAAATTTGTCAAACAAGAATTTGGGAAAGAAGAAAAAAGAGTCATTATCGATTTATTAAATAAGAAAGTAAAAATCGATAATAAAAATTATTATTTTGTAAATGCAGTAGAACGCTATGTTGACAGTTTATTTCTATATTTGTCAACGGGGGATATGGAAGTTATCAGAATACCAACATGGACATATTAG
- the cas9 gene encoding type II CRISPR RNA-guided endonuclease Cas9 (Cas9, originally named Csn1, is the large, multifunctional signature protein of type II CRISPR/Cas systems. It is well known even to general audiences because its RNA-guided endonuclease activity has made it a popular tool for custom editing of eukaryotic genomes.), which yields MVLGLKFAEAKLFDHAHNSDVLVENNQSHSFDDNYEENLSDALTEEQIEFIEKGNKIYLSILLQQILKGHNSMAVAKVEAYKKFKQELKEVKNEVYHADSTKKLFKKFFVSGKEDLKRYKEAPSGENLKALCYFDQYLMHPKKQYDEWIKELKKVLSKDSELYKALENKTLLRILNTTDNASIPMQISKYEAEKILKNQQKYHPEITNEMIEKVVDLIQFRIPYYVGPLVKDSENAKFGWMKRNDNKPIKPWDFDALVNRSESATQFIRRMTNKCTYLLNEDVIPKNSLLYQEMEVLNELSNIQVRRETDAKSRKYRLTPELKNFAVEHIFKKFKTVSHKKFLEIMLNSNFRAHFMNHGEKLSLFGTQNEKGFGSKLSSYQDMIKIFGTVDDKREMIEEIIQWITIFEDKKILVEKLQQNYPELTTVQVNQLKNLNYSGWGRLSERLLTHRHHHHTIIELLRSSNENFMEIITNEAYDFQGFIQSENELSSSSIRYQDVEELSTSPALKKGIWSTVKLVRELTSIFGTPEKIIIEFAKEDQIKGRRSKTLKQMWENNVKKKGLKSDEAFRDIIKEANQLSQTQFQNENIKLYLSQNGKCMYSGKKIDIHALLSKQSDKYYEVDHIIPRSFIKDDSIDNKVLVIKEMNQNKYDRVPLQFVQNPDEKIAFWKSLNKAGLISDHKLFRLMKPQFTEMDKEGFIQRQLVETRQISVHVRDFLQEEYPNSRIIPMKAKMVSEFRRRFKIPKIRELNDAHHAIDAYLNGVVYHGAQLAYPKVDLFDFNFKWEKVREKWKALGEFSTNQKSKELFFFKALEKLTVNSGKLLIEKVYNDIDHFKINYSRKRVDTEKQFYDQMPVSPKISIPKYQSDKTEFAVYQSMKVHQTHVVAMKIANKKGNIKLKYQIIDEYVIEHYKFGENNEKALALHLAQRENNNEIVAAQIVYTLYRGDLLYIEGHPCYFISSDEVINAKQFELPLSKQRELKDTIKNQNMTIEKLKEMYQFLAKQLIVEYREYLNVDGENKKSKEILGLFSQIKQTHDDYINAIGEIFKAAKASSARSEKIGSRRNGMGTRTFLGLGTDVKVGYTSITGLKTTKPKSLFKLAESNNEL from the coding sequence ATGGTGCTTGGTTTAAAATTTGCAGAAGCAAAGTTATTCGACCATGCTCATAATTCGGACGTATTAGTTGAGAACAATCAATCACACTCGTTTGATGATAATTATGAGGAAAATCTTTCTGATGCTTTAACAGAAGAGCAAATTGAATTTATTGAAAAAGGTAATAAAATTTATTTGTCGATTTTATTACAGCAGATTTTAAAAGGGCATAATTCAATGGCCGTTGCAAAAGTTGAAGCTTATAAAAAGTTTAAGCAGGAATTAAAAGAAGTTAAAAATGAAGTGTATCATGCCGATTCTACAAAAAAACTATTCAAAAAATTCTTTGTGTCAGGTAAAGAAGATTTAAAGCGCTATAAGGAAGCACCAAGTGGTGAAAATTTAAAAGCACTTTGCTATTTTGATCAATATCTTATGCATCCAAAGAAGCAGTATGATGAATGGATAAAAGAATTAAAAAAAGTTTTATCTAAAGATAGTGAACTCTATAAAGCTTTAGAAAATAAGACCTTACTCAGAATATTAAACACGACTGATAATGCAAGTATACCGATGCAAATTAGTAAATATGAAGCTGAAAAAATATTGAAAAATCAACAAAAGTATCATCCAGAAATTACAAATGAGATGATCGAGAAAGTAGTGGATTTAATACAGTTTCGTATTCCCTACTATGTCGGACCATTAGTTAAAGATTCAGAAAATGCTAAGTTTGGATGGATGAAACGGAACGATAACAAACCAATAAAACCATGGGACTTTGATGCGCTTGTTAATCGTTCAGAAAGCGCGACACAATTCATCCGACGTATGACAAATAAATGCACATACTTATTAAATGAAGACGTCATACCTAAAAACAGTCTGTTATACCAGGAAATGGAAGTTTTAAACGAGTTGAGTAACATTCAAGTTAGACGTGAAACCGATGCTAAAAGCCGTAAATATCGATTAACTCCTGAATTGAAAAATTTCGCAGTAGAACATATCTTCAAGAAATTCAAAACTGTAAGTCATAAAAAATTTTTAGAAATTATGTTGAATTCGAATTTTAGAGCACACTTTATGAATCATGGTGAAAAATTATCTTTATTCGGTACACAAAATGAAAAAGGATTTGGTTCGAAATTGTCGTCATATCAAGATATGATAAAGATTTTTGGTACAGTTGATGACAAAAGAGAGATGATTGAAGAAATTATTCAATGGATAACAATATTTGAAGATAAAAAGATTTTGGTAGAAAAGCTTCAACAAAATTATCCAGAGTTGACCACTGTACAAGTAAATCAATTAAAAAATTTAAATTATTCGGGTTGGGGGAGATTGAGTGAAAGATTATTGACTCATCGTCACCATCATCATACGATTATTGAATTATTAAGAAGTTCTAATGAAAATTTTATGGAAATTATTACAAATGAAGCTTATGATTTTCAAGGTTTTATTCAAAGTGAAAATGAATTATCTTCAAGCTCAATTCGATATCAAGATGTTGAAGAATTATCAACATCTCCAGCTTTAAAGAAAGGAATTTGGTCCACGGTAAAGTTAGTAAGGGAACTGACTTCAATTTTTGGGACGCCGGAGAAAATTATTATTGAATTTGCAAAAGAAGATCAAATTAAAGGGCGTCGCTCAAAAACGCTTAAGCAAATGTGGGAGAACAATGTTAAGAAAAAAGGTTTGAAGTCTGATGAAGCCTTTAGGGATATTATTAAAGAGGCAAATCAACTTAGTCAGACACAATTTCAAAACGAGAATATAAAGCTATATTTATCTCAAAATGGTAAATGCATGTATAGTGGTAAAAAAATCGACATACATGCGTTACTCTCTAAGCAATCCGATAAATATTACGAAGTTGATCATATTATACCAAGAAGCTTTATTAAAGATGACTCAATAGACAATAAAGTATTGGTGATTAAGGAGATGAATCAAAATAAATACGATAGGGTTCCATTGCAGTTCGTTCAAAATCCAGATGAGAAAATTGCATTTTGGAAGAGTTTAAATAAAGCTGGATTAATCAGTGATCATAAGCTGTTTAGATTAATGAAACCTCAATTTACTGAAATGGATAAAGAGGGATTCATTCAAAGACAATTGGTTGAGACACGTCAGATTTCAGTACATGTCAGAGATTTTCTTCAAGAAGAATATCCGAATTCACGTATTATCCCGATGAAAGCTAAAATGGTCAGTGAATTTCGGAGACGATTTAAAATCCCGAAGATTCGTGAATTGAACGATGCACACCACGCAATAGATGCCTATTTGAACGGGGTGGTCTATCACGGTGCACAATTAGCGTATCCAAAGGTGGATTTATTTGATTTTAATTTTAAATGGGAAAAGGTAAGAGAAAAATGGAAGGCACTCGGAGAGTTTAGTACGAACCAAAAGTCGAAAGAGCTATTCTTCTTTAAAGCTTTGGAAAAATTGACAGTGAATAGTGGTAAACTTCTAATAGAGAAAGTCTATAATGACATTGATCATTTTAAAATCAATTACTCAAGAAAGCGAGTTGACACTGAAAAACAGTTTTACGATCAGATGCCTGTATCTCCGAAGATTTCGATTCCCAAATATCAATCAGATAAAACAGAATTTGCAGTATATCAAAGTATGAAAGTCCACCAAACACATGTGGTTGCAATGAAAATTGCAAATAAAAAAGGAAATATCAAGTTAAAGTATCAAATCATAGACGAATATGTTATTGAACACTATAAATTTGGAGAAAATAACGAAAAAGCATTAGCACTGCATTTAGCGCAGAGAGAAAACAATAATGAAATTGTAGCAGCACAAATTGTTTATACGTTATATAGAGGAGATTTATTATATATAGAGGGGCATCCGTGTTACTTTATTTCAAGTGATGAAGTTATAAATGCAAAACAATTTGAACTTCCTTTATCCAAACAGCGCGAATTAAAAGATACAATTAAAAATCAAAATATGACAATAGAAAAGTTAAAAGAAATGTACCAGTTTCTTGCTAAACAGCTCATTGTAGAATATAGAGAATACTTAAACGTCGATGGGGAAAATAAAAAATCCAAAGAAATATTGGGACTTTTTTCACAAATCAAACAGACACATGATGATTATATCAATGCAATTGGTGAAATTTTTAAGGCTGCAAAAGCGTCTTCAGCAAGATCGGAGAAAATCGGAAGCCGAAGAAATGGTATGGGAACTCGTACGTTTTTAGGCTTGGGAACTGATGTGAAGGTGGGTTACACATCAATCACTGGATTAAAAACAACAAAGCCAAAATCTCTATTTAAATTAGCGGAGTCCAACAATGAGCTTTAG
- the cas9 gene encoding type II CRISPR RNA-guided endonuclease Cas9 (Cas9, originally named Csn1, is the large, multifunctional signature protein of type II CRISPR/Cas systems. It is well known even to general audiences because its RNA-guided endonuclease activity has made it a popular tool for custom editing of eukaryotic genomes.), translated as MEQKPYILSLDIGTGSVGYACMDKEFNILKYYNKDAIGVHLFDSANTAADRRAFRSSRRRKNRRIKRLGLLQEILAPLVKNPNFYQFERQLTWKNDNTDFKNKSLSEVLRFLGYKPDYYPTIYHLQSELLCKDQAYAPELIYLAIYHLVKYRGHFLFNHLSIDQLSNSESIFDFVELIQSYENINQVSLDLDFEMKKDVYHILNDHDLTKMDRVKSVKKNIKTFRTDCKNGAWFKICRSKVIRPCS; from the coding sequence ATGGAACAAAAGCCTTATATCTTAAGTCTAGATATCGGTACAGGTAGTGTTGGATATGCTTGTATGGATAAGGAATTCAACATTTTAAAATACTACAACAAAGATGCAATTGGTGTCCATCTTTTTGATAGTGCGAACACAGCCGCTGATCGAAGAGCGTTTCGATCCTCAAGACGAAGAAAAAATCGTCGAATTAAACGATTAGGTTTGTTACAAGAAATATTAGCACCTCTGGTAAAAAATCCTAATTTTTATCAATTTGAAAGACAATTGACATGGAAAAATGACAATACCGATTTTAAAAATAAGTCATTGTCAGAAGTGCTTCGATTTTTAGGATATAAACCGGATTATTACCCTACCATTTATCATTTGCAAAGTGAATTATTATGTAAAGATCAAGCATACGCACCAGAACTCATTTACTTAGCGATTTATCATTTAGTTAAATATAGAGGCCATTTTTTATTTAATCATTTAAGTATTGATCAATTATCTAATAGTGAAAGTATTTTTGACTTTGTAGAACTTATTCAATCTTATGAAAACATCAATCAAGTCTCATTAGACTTGGATTTCGAGATGAAAAAAGACGTTTATCATATTTTAAATGATCATGACTTAACAAAAATGGATCGTGTTAAAAGTGTAAAAAAAAATATCAAAACCTTTAGAACAGATTGCAAAAATGGTGCTTGGTTTAAAATTTGCAGAAGCAAAGTTATTCGACCATGCTCATAA
- the lacG gene encoding 6-phospho-beta-galactosidase, protein MKKLPTDFIFGGATAAYQAEGATNIDGKGRVAWDTYLEENYWYTAEPASDFYNRYPIDLELCEKFGVNGIRISIAWSRIFPTGYGEVNQKGVDYYHALFKTCLKHHVEPFVTLHHFDTPETLHSDGDFLNRANIQHFVDYAAFCFKEFSEVKYWTTFNEIGPIGDGQYLVGKFPPGIQYDFEKVFQSHHNMMVAHAKAVVLYKEQGYQGEIGVVHALPTKYPYDSTNAEDVRAAELEDIIHNRFILDATYLGRYSEQTMAGVNHILSVNGGTLDLRDEDFEILDAAKDLNDFLGINYYMSDWMRGFEGETEITHNSKGSKGGSKYQLKGVGQREYDVDVPRTDWDWMIYPQGLYDQMMRVKNDYPNYKKIYITENGLGYKDEFVDETVYDDARIDYVKKHLEVIADAIEDGVNVKGYFIWSLMDVFSWSNGYEKRYGLFYVDFETQARYPKKSAYWYKKLAETQVIE, encoded by the coding sequence ATGAAAAAATTACCAACGGACTTTATTTTTGGTGGCGCAACTGCAGCCTATCAAGCTGAAGGCGCAACAAACATAGATGGTAAGGGACGTGTCGCTTGGGATACGTATTTGGAAGAGAACTATTGGTATACCGCAGAACCGGCAAGCGACTTTTACAATCGTTATCCGATTGATTTAGAGCTATGTGAGAAATTTGGGGTCAATGGTATTCGTATCTCTATCGCATGGTCACGAATTTTTCCAACCGGTTATGGCGAAGTGAATCAAAAGGGCGTTGATTATTATCACGCACTATTCAAAACTTGTTTAAAGCATCATGTCGAACCTTTTGTGACGCTACATCATTTTGATACGCCAGAAACGTTACATTCTGATGGTGATTTTTTAAACAGAGCGAATATCCAACATTTCGTTGATTACGCAGCTTTTTGTTTCAAGGAATTTAGTGAAGTGAAGTATTGGACGACATTTAATGAAATCGGCCCTATTGGAGATGGACAGTATCTCGTTGGAAAATTCCCACCTGGTATTCAATATGATTTCGAAAAAGTATTCCAATCTCACCACAATATGATGGTTGCTCATGCTAAAGCGGTTGTTTTATATAAGGAACAGGGTTATCAAGGTGAAATTGGGGTTGTTCATGCATTGCCGACTAAATATCCTTATGATTCAACAAATGCTGAAGATGTACGTGCAGCAGAATTAGAAGACATTATCCATAATCGTTTCATTTTGGATGCAACTTATTTAGGGCGTTATTCAGAACAAACGATGGCGGGTGTCAACCATATCTTGTCTGTCAATGGGGGGACACTTGATCTTAGAGATGAAGATTTTGAGATTTTAGACGCTGCAAAGGATTTAAATGATTTCCTAGGTATTAATTACTATATGAGTGATTGGATGCGTGGATTTGAAGGAGAGACTGAGATTACGCATAATTCAAAAGGCAGCAAAGGCGGTTCTAAATATCAATTAAAAGGTGTAGGTCAACGTGAATACGATGTAGACGTGCCCCGTACGGATTGGGACTGGATGATATATCCGCAAGGGCTATATGATCAAATGATGCGTGTTAAAAATGACTATCCAAATTACAAAAAAATCTATATTACTGAAAATGGACTAGGTTACAAAGATGAATTTGTAGATGAAACAGTATATGATGACGCACGTATTGACTATGTTAAAAAACATTTGGAAGTCATTGCAGATGCGATTGAAGATGGCGTAAATGTAAAAGGGTACTTCATCTGGTCATTAATGGATGTCTTTTCATGGTCAAATGGTTATGAAAAACGTTATGGTTTATTCTATGTCGATTTTGAAACGCAAGCCCGTTATCCTAAGAAAAGTGCCTATTGGTATAAAAAATTAGCAGAAACACAAGTAATAGAATAA
- a CDS encoding lactose-specific PTS transporter subunit EIIC, with protein MNRLIEFIEKGKPFFEKLSRNMYLRAIRDGFISAMPIILFSSIFLLIAYVPNIFGFTWSKHAEAIIMKPYGYTMGIVGLLVAGTTAKALTDSYNRKLASTNQINFISTMLASICGFLFLASNPLEAGGFANAFMGTKGLLTAFLSAFVTVIIYHICVKNNITIKMPKEVPPNISQVFKDLIPFGLVILVLYGLDLLSRAVVNTNVAEAIVKFFEPLFTAADGYVGITIIFGAFALFWFVGIHGPSIVEPAIAAITYANIETNFKLLQAGEHADKILTPGTQMFIVTMGGTGATLIVPFMFMWLSKSKRNKAIGRASVVPTFFGVNEPILFGAPIVLNPVFFVPFILAPIINVWIFKFFVDVLGMNSFSVVLPWTTPGPLGIVMGTGFELWSFVLAITLIVVDVIIYYPFFKVYDEQILEEELKGNHDSDGLRSKVAENFNTAKADAILASSTGHVATESHSDTTSTTSPDITKQTNVLVLCAGGGTSGLLANALNQAAAEYQQPVTAAAGSYGAHMDIMKEYDLIILAPQVASNYEDIKQDTDRLGIKLAKTQGAEYIKLTRDGEGALQFVKDQFN; from the coding sequence ATGAATAGACTCATTGAATTCATTGAAAAAGGCAAACCATTTTTTGAAAAACTCTCACGTAATATGTATTTAAGAGCCATTCGTGATGGATTTATTTCTGCCATGCCAATCATTTTATTTTCGAGTATCTTCTTATTGATTGCCTATGTTCCGAATATTTTCGGTTTCACTTGGAGTAAACATGCAGAGGCAATTATTATGAAACCTTATGGCTATACCATGGGGATTGTGGGGTTACTTGTAGCGGGGACAACGGCGAAAGCATTAACGGACTCCTATAACCGTAAGCTTGCAAGTACGAATCAAATCAACTTTATTTCTACGATGCTCGCTTCAATTTGTGGATTTTTATTTCTTGCATCTAATCCACTTGAAGCGGGTGGATTTGCGAATGCGTTTATGGGAACAAAAGGATTACTTACGGCGTTTTTATCCGCATTTGTGACGGTCATCATTTATCATATTTGTGTGAAAAATAATATCACGATTAAGATGCCGAAAGAAGTTCCACCGAACATCTCACAAGTGTTTAAAGATTTAATCCCATTTGGGCTTGTAATTTTGGTGCTTTACGGATTGGATTTACTTTCAAGAGCAGTCGTGAATACGAACGTGGCAGAAGCGATTGTGAAGTTTTTCGAACCTTTATTTACTGCTGCAGATGGCTATGTGGGCATTACGATTATATTTGGTGCTTTCGCATTATTCTGGTTTGTAGGGATTCATGGCCCATCCATTGTCGAACCAGCAATTGCGGCGATTACGTATGCCAATATTGAGACGAACTTTAAATTATTACAAGCTGGAGAACATGCTGATAAAATTTTAACACCGGGTACGCAAATGTTCATCGTTACAATGGGTGGGACCGGTGCGACTTTGATAGTGCCGTTTATGTTCATGTGGCTTTCTAAGTCAAAACGTAACAAAGCCATTGGACGTGCCTCAGTGGTTCCAACATTTTTTGGTGTGAACGAACCCATTTTATTTGGTGCACCCATTGTATTGAACCCTGTGTTCTTCGTTCCGTTCATTTTAGCACCGATCATTAACGTTTGGATTTTCAAATTTTTCGTAGATGTCTTGGGAATGAATAGCTTTAGTGTCGTCTTACCTTGGACGACACCGGGGCCTTTAGGTATTGTAATGGGGACAGGATTTGAATTATGGTCTTTTGTGTTAGCGATTACTTTAATTGTTGTTGATGTCATTATTTACTACCCGTTCTTCAAAGTGTATGACGAACAAATTTTAGAAGAGGAACTTAAAGGAAATCATGATTCTGATGGATTACGTTCAAAAGTAGCCGAAAACTTTAATACAGCAAAGGCAGATGCGATTTTAGCTTCTTCTACTGGACATGTTGCGACAGAATCACATTCTGATACAACTTCAACGACATCTCCGGACATTACGAAACAAACAAATGTATTAGTCCTTTGTGCAGGTGGTGGAACGAGTGGTTTGTTGGCCAATGCTTTAAACCAAGCCGCAGCTGAATATCAGCAACCGGTCACTGCAGCAGCGGGCAGTTATGGGGCACATATGGATATCATGAAAGAATATGATTTAATCATTTTAGCACCACAAGTTGCGTCAAATTATGAAGACATCAAGCAAGATACAGATCGACTCGGTATTAAGCTCGCAAAAACGCAAGGTGCAGAATACATTAAATTGACACGTGATGGTGAAGGCGCACTACAATTTGTGAAAGATCAATTTAATTAA